The Hippocampus zosterae strain Florida chromosome 11, ASM2543408v3, whole genome shotgun sequence genome includes the window AAACTCGAGACTCGGACttggaaagcaaaatatttacaATCATCTGGAAATGATAGCAGATCATTATAGTTGTGTAATGTTATCTGTATggtcgtgtgttttttttcccgatttTTTTGACGGCGGGCAGGTCTGGGGATTGTCATAGGAATCAATTGTTCACTAATGGTGTCTGAGAATAACTAGTGTTGCTGCTCTTATTAGTACTGTTCTAATCGTAATATGCGACTTGTGTGGGCGGATGGGGTATTAAAAATCAGTCATGAAGAATAGATCTTTGCAGGTCCCTGTTGTGGTCCAGAGAACAACTGGATGATGACGTCAGCTGTGGAAAAGTTGAGTTACATCTACGCAAATCTTTGCTATGGCACAACTCCAGCAGCAACATTATTGCTCAATAGGATAGCGACAAGGAAACAAGAATTCAGAACCCCCCCAGTGACTAGAGTAAATATAAAACAGGATTTGGAAATGACCTGCCAGTGCCTTTTTAAACAGaatccacccccaaaaaagtgttttaggGTAAAAGGCTGTTTAGTCTTGTTTGGGTCACTTTTGTTTCCTCCTATGACTGTGTTGTGTCAAACGGACACAACAGATAAGCAGATCATGAAgtcaaaaaacatttctgaatgTCTATCAACAAGACCAGTCTTGATACATATTTCTAAACAAAAGGCCCCAACAGGTTACTTCACTGCATTTCCTGGATATCTATTTGCATTTTCCAGGATGTAGCCGGTATCAGCATGTGTCACATCTTGTGGCTTTTAAACAAACCACACCCAAATTtgggattcatttattttttaattcgactttttttttccacagaagGAGCAGATCACGAAAGGCAGAGATCCTTTTCCAGATTTACTCTTACAGGAGACCCCCCAGAGACCGACCACAGACCTACCGTGACGCCCAAATCCTCTTTCAAGCAACATCCTTGGGCAGCCGGATAAGTTGcaattgacattttgttttggactTCAGAAACAAGCCTGGCTTTCATACTGCTGTTTGAACATGGGGGAAATCACTCACAAAGGTCACTGAGCccatttccttttctttgctGCCAGCGCATCTAAATTGACCTGCAACTGCCCCCCTTTCAACTGCTCCTCACTTACTGGAACATATCTATATAGAGTaggtacagttaaaaaaaaaacagcaatcatgtcagtcatttttttattaaacatGGTTGTATACACAGTAAGACTTGTGGCTCACGTGTCAGTCCATTTAAAACTATCTTCAGaggttttccatttcaaaaatatacTCAAACTTTAAATCATGGCATATACTAATAATAGTCACCACTATTTTTAAAGAAACACACATATACCACAAATATTTCTATATTTAATTATTTCAAATTCCAATAGCGGTCTGACAGGCAGGCAAAGTTCTTTGTGAGATTAAAAGCAGGGCGGTAAGCTTTTGAGAACAGGCTCGTAGGCTACTCATGTAGTCCATGGGCACTACCTGGTTGCCGTGGGCACCCAGTCTGTGATCCCTGGTCAAGACTGTGTTTCTGGTTAATTTAATGTTATTGTCACTGACAAAAATTCTGACCCCAAACTTGTGAAAAGTAttctgcatttattttaaatattttagtaaaaaaaaaaagatcaaattcaAGAAAAGTACAACTTGgaatttttcaaatgtgtttttagtttTGTAATATAGGCATATTTGTTGTGGACATCTTTGTACGGGTTGGCCTGTTTTCACTTGGCCCACCATGAGCTAGTGTGATTCTTTTTTAAAACGCAAGACAACAACATGTCTCTGAAGTCCATCTTCACTAGCCCACAGGTGATTCAGAGAGAAAACCCCCCTTTCTTGCACAAAAGTCTCAAAGAGATGTAAACCACCACCCACACCAAAGTAGTGGGACTTGGTGGCCACATAGACATGCCCACGCGGTGCCAAAAGTTTATGAAAGGTGTCGTGTAGCGCAGGGTAATAAGCCGTGTTGTAGATTGTCTCTGAAGTCAGGATAATATCATATTTCAACACTGGGTCTTGACTCGAGGCCAAAATACAAAAGGTGCGCCAGTCACCAGAGAAGAACCGACACCTTTGCAGGAAAATATCTCTTGTGTCACGTTTTAGTTTTATCTTACGTTCTTCTTCCCTGTCCGTTCCCTTACTCTTTCctttattgtcatcatcatcattatcactgTCATCATCTTGGCAATTGAGAATTACATTAGACACAGTGAGCTGCTCAAGGACTGTGCTGTTATAGTCCTGGAAGTGGACATCCCTGGCTTTTCTCTTCAGAGACAAAATTCCCAAAAGCCCGGCGCCACAGCCGAGATCCAAGACAGCCTTGCCGCCAAACGTTTCGCCTTCCCTCTCGATTACCTCCAGGAGGTCGTATGTGCACTCCCACACCTTCAATCCGCCCTCATACACTCCCGAGATGAGGTCAGACCTCTGCTCGGCCGTGCGGCACAAAATGTTCTCCGTGTCCTCCCTCTCATAGACGGTCTTCTCAAAAACTGTCTCGTTGAGAAAGTGCAAGGGAGGAAGAGTGCCAATGGTGAGGGTTTCATATATGGCGTCATCAAGTAAGTGTAGAGGATCAGATGGTGGGAAGTGCTCTTTGGCCACTTTTACTGCCTCTGCTGGGCAACCACTTTCATTTACCTAAAAAATACAAAGCAATGAGGCAGTAATGAGGAACATGCATTGATTCAGTTTGGATACACCAAAGCTTCTTTTACACAGCAATCCTGCATAATTGTTGAAACAAAAAGTGTCTCCATTATTACAACTCACATATCTTCCCTCAAGACAATTGATTAAGAAAAATATGACGTATGATTCGCATTTTTTATGATCacaatttaaataaatgatatttttggacAATCATTTTTACATTGACAGCTTTTCATGAAAAGCTTGCTCACTACACTAATGATGAGTGCTATGATTTTATCGTTCATGtgattgaatgaatgacacGAGGGAAGTCACCACGTCATGAGTTGATGATTTGTCAACCAGTCAGaacaatttgggatttttttcccatcacatCATGGCTTTGAACCCTTCTAAAGAATGCTTGTCAGCCATAACAGTAAACAGCTCACTTCCCCTCAACTATTTACGTATCTGATAATTATCACGAGCCATAACTGACATTCACCTTATTAGTGGGGCGTATTTTGTAGTAGGTTAACAGTCTGTAAGTGGACGCGCTCTAGTGGATGAAAGTTTAATGTGTTGATCTAAATATGCACAGCTGGAAATCTTGACTCGTATTCGAAATTTGTCAAATTACCGGTAAGATTTTCGTTTGGATATAGTTaacttcagccagagactgttacacccgcgctgcaagaaggagagataccgacgctcgttcctaccgactgctgtcaggctgatgaataaaaaataacaatcataataataataataattaaatgatgtgaaggaaaattgtaaatagtactgcgatttatccatttgtgttcatattgtatttaattgaaagatgtttgttgtttttttttctctttctcctttcttctttctacatacattcttgctgctggaggctgtaaatttccccagtgtgggacgaataaaggatatcttatcttatcttaacatgtCCAAACACCATATTTACTATCGGTCTTCCACTACAGCCACCATGAAACTCAAGTTGGACATTACAAGCATTAGCACATATTTCATTGTTGTAATAATCCAAACTATTCATTATGGAAGCACCCATATTATAATACGTAGTgatgccagtcaatcacacgaACAACTTTAGAAAATAGCATATGCCTTGTACTTACAGGTTTCGCAAATATGTCAATCTTGTTAGTTGACGATGTTCTCCCCTGGACGTCGTCCGTGTTTGTCGTTGCACTTAagtcaaaattaaaacaaaacgacaTATTGACTCGCAACAGAAAGCTCGATTTGGTTTAGAAAGCTGGCTGGTTGGTAGCCACTAGCCACGTTTCGAGCTCGCCGCACACACATTTGCCAGCAGCGGCACTTCAATTCCCAGAATTCACTGAGATATAAGAGACAAATCTAGACTCCTAGTGTGAAATTATAAAACAATTCTTTGGATATTGTATATAATACAGTGGTTGTATTTTTGTAAATTTTAAGGCGTGTAGTAGTGCTGAACGTGGAGCAATAATGTCACCGTGCATGATATCCGGACTCTACTGACCACGATGCTTTTCGCCAGACTCTCGCGCATGCGCACCAGCTCAGCAGCTCAAGCTCCAGCTCAACTATCACACGAGCTGATTTTTATCCGGCAAcccgttgtttttttaatgtcaataaTCCGGGTTTGGTCGCCCTTTTGAAAATGTCGATTGGAGGATGTATTTCACCAggtttttcattcataaaaaagTGAGTACCCCTCCACAAAAACGTGTCGCTCGCGAGACTTACGATGTGCACCTATTTAATTGTCAGCGCAGGAATGACACCTATAAGAGGCCAGATCGAGGGGGGTTTGGTTGCTGTCCGTTTGATGCAAAATGCCCATGGAAATGACTTTAAAATGCATTGTCTGTATGGGGCACGAGCAAACCTAACCGGTTGTCGATGTGCAACTATCCAACTCTACAACTACTCGTGTATTTTTTATCATGTAAATCAAGCAAGTCCGCTTGCAGACAATTTGACACAGAAAACCACAAAGCCTCCGACTCCACCCTCTTTGGAATGCAGCTAAACATGATTAGGTCTTTGTCAGACTtgtttatgtcattaatgaccTTGCGCCGCCACAGCCACGCTTCAtttagtcatccatccattatcatgttgcttatttttttacaagtgCCAcctgaaaaaattgaaaaaaaatactgtaaatattgtATGCTGAAGTTAAACACAACTTAACTGCACTTAGCAAGTGGCCtgcattgatttaaaaacactatgcacagtttgaaaataaaatttcagGGATGTTTTCACATAACACTAGAGGGAGACCATGCCCGCACTGAGTACAGCCATCCATTGATtgtgagccgcttatcctcacgaggatgtCACATAAAGACAAAAGAGGGGTTGTACCAAAATACTTGTGCTTACCCGATCCAATGTTGATATCGATATCAGTCCGATATTAGCCAAAAAAGTGTATCGGATTATATTGGTCTCCATTCAAAACCTTAGATATTAGCACTTATAAACAGTACGAGCAGTCCTTTCCAAACGCCGGTCCTGCTCTTCTGTCCAGCAGTgtcctttaatttattttgtatttattttattcaagtgcAGTACATTCTCatgtttgaaattgaaattatgGAACCCAAATGTTTGGAGTAaaggatatttttttctcataccTACTGTTTCTGACTATTCTGTATAGATGTATTGATCAAGACTGTATCTAATCGAGATCGGTATCAGACAGTACTTTCGGTTGAAATATTGGTGTCATCCCTGaagtgaaaaatgtgaaaatgtatcAGCACACCCCTACAAACTACCAAACATCCAGCCAtgtatccattatctgaactatCCTCACAAGAATCGCAGGTATGCTGGAACCTATCAAAGTTGGAGTTGATGATTAGTCAGATTGCAGCTCCGTCGTCCGTCTGTTTGTTTTGGCAGTTTCACAAGTATTTTCAAAGTATTTAAAAGACGCTTCCCACGGTTTAAGGAGATTACCTTCCATTGTCTTCAAAATCCACTTTGTCAGTGGCGTTGACACTAGTGTCTGTGAGGCACTTTATTTAAGACACTTTTCAACTGGTATCAAGGTTTTCAGACTCTTTTCAGTGGAACTCAAACCCAACCTGTGAAAGCTGCAGGTGTCATAAAAGTGTCTGTTAACTGTAGTTTACAGACAGCGTTTTAAGCAAACGGGCTGTCAATTCACAGGTCGAGACAAACGAGTGCCTACATTCTCCACATAAGCATAGTGCAAGAAGAGTGCATCCTTGTCTTTACTTGGAGCTCAAAGATGTGGACTCAAATATGGCACAGGGTTGAGTGATGTAAAATGAAATCTCAGACACCCCAGCCCCACAGTCATAGTGACTGTGTTTTTATAATCtacaaaatcaaggacaaaaacTACAAAACAAACCAACGGCAGCAGTAAATCTCCTTAATCATCTCcactgatttgtgtgtgtgtgtgtgtgtgtgtgtgtgtgtgtctgtgtgtgtgcgtgtgtgtgtgtttgttcgaTGCAGGTGACTGGTTGTTCCAAGTGCAGGATGCGGCGGCGgtggtgtccgggctctctcgTGCACCTGTTGCGCTGGATGCTGTTGCGGCTGTGTCCCAGGAGACGAGGATGCCAGCTGCCTCTGTGGATGTTGAAAATACAGGCCTACTTGAAACTATTACTGCACTCGCTTTATTATAACTCGCTCACAGATTCAAATGTGGTTTTTGACTCTTTGTTTGAGCCTTTGTTATGGACTGTGGATTATCTTACACGCTCGTTTGGCTTGGTAAGTAAGTGCATGCTCATTTAATCGGACCCagcaaatgcacatttttgggggaatgtaACTTTTATTTGAAGTACATTTTAGTCAAATCATTATTTAACTGCCATTGGCATTGGCTTTCAAGAGTAAATATGCTTTTTACTTTGTAGGAATGCTGCCTCCTTTTTGATGAACACTACGTTCGTGTATTTAAATGTTGGTCTTGATGGTGGGACAGTAGTTAGAAAGCTCTGCATTTCTAGTAGAATACGAAGAGCTTCTCGCcctaaatgttgcttttgtttttgctcataaGGTGTTTGTGTGGATGGTGGTCGTACTGACCAGCTCCATCTTGCTGGTCGCCTACGTCGTCCTTTTGCCTAATGCACTCAGGACATATCCTACCGCATGGCTAGTCTGGCACCTTTGTTACGGACACTGGAACCTAGTCATGATCGTCTTTCATTACTACAAGGCCGTCAAGACTGCCCCAGGGCACCCGCCTGCTGTAAGACTGACACACAAATGATTCCTCATGATGGATTAGCTCAAGCAATGTTGTGCGTttctttcaggaaaaaaatgacattcccTTTGTATCTGTCTGCAAAAAATGTGTCATTCCGAAACCAGCGAGAGCGCATCACTGCGGTATCTGCAACAGGTGAGTTCTGCAAAGTCCCGAAATACAATTATTATTACTGTTTTGATAGGGAAAAAATTTTGACCTAAGATGTGACTCAAGTATAATCCCTTAAATTCCCTTTGTATTGACAACAAATATGTCTTTTAAATTTGATGCACTtgcaagaaaaacaaccatgccAAATTGGAATGCCAAgttcataaaatattttatgaaataaCAAGCAATTTTCTGCACTCTCAAATGCTGTGGGTGTGCCTATTGAATGTCCAAAGtccaaatgactttgcatatcCCACCTCAACCAACAGTGAAGCACTCTCAAGTGGCTACTTCAATGTTTTTGGGGTGTAGGCATACTTTGTAGATCATTATTTATTTGCGAGTTGCAGTTGTGCCGCATAACCTGGAACGAAAGCGCTGCAAAACGTCATCATGCAGTCCGCAAATGCCGCCGGGCTACACTTTTGTGACCCCCGCTTGACATGGTCTTCTTCCTCTCAACAATATATTTCTTAAActatgatatactgtacatgcaaaaaaaataaaaattactctGCAGAAtttcggcttcctcccacattcggtACACATGCATGTTATTTTGAACCAGTCAATCCAGGCAAATTGTATTTCGACTCAAAAATCCATTTGTATATTTCATTTTATCTGTGCATTACCAATATCATCAAAATACTGTTGTTAACCACCTTCATTTGATCAAGCAAAGAAATAACTGACAGTGACACTCGTTTCCTTGTGCAGGTGTATTCTCAAAATGGACCATCACTGTCGTATCCTTTCTCACGTCCAATGTGTAAACTCCCACAGTGGCACAAGAGTCGTTTTCATACTTAGTGTCTTCCACTCAGCCTGGTTGAATAATTGCGTCGGTCATTTGAATCACCGTTATTTCTTCTCCTTCTGCGTCTTCATGACGTTGGGCTGTATCTACTGCAGCTTGAGCGGCAGAATCCGTTTCCTAGCTGCGTACAATGCCCTTGAGGTGAATGAATGCGCCGTTTCACCTTGTTAAACTGCTTGGAGCTCCTGATTATGTCCCCTAATGCTTTTCTACTGTGACTGCCTTTCTCCTTGGGGGGGTCTTTAAATGCTGGGCTTGGTATTCGTGGGCTGCTGCTTTAGCGTTTTAAGCATTTGGAAATGGAAAAAGCGGGGGTTCCCGTAACAGGGATGGGACCTTTAATAGGGCTTCTCCCCACTGGCCAGGTACTAACTTCTCATACCCAGTAACAAGTGTttctcttttcatttcatttactgattctggatttttttttaagactgacTATGCCACACCTGCACCTCCATACTCTTTGAAAGAAAAGATCATGGATAAGGGCATCATCTACATGTGGGTGCTCACCAGGTAAAATCTTTTTTCATGATCAAGTGTTCAAGTAGCCTCGCTGATGTTGTAGTGGTACAATTTACGGCACGCAGATAACATGCAGCCCGAGAGAAATTTTGATCAAGCTTGTTAGGCAattgtaaaaatgaataaaaccatTACACCCATATATTctcagtatatatattttatttgattgtggcatgattattttttttcattcattcagcgTTTTTAAACAAATCTCAGTGAAGCCGCGACTGTGCTTCCGCACGGCAACACAACAAGGCTGTAATCACATGATTACATGACACTTTATGAGATGCTAATAACTTGCCAGTCTGCACAATTTGCCTTTAATACAACTTGCTAACAGGAGTGAGTGTGTAACCTCTCACCCCTAGCACTGTCCTAGCATGATGCAATTCCCCTACACACTAGCCTGCAGATCAAGCAGTGACGATTCTGCGACAACCTCAGAAGAGGAAAAATTAGCTCGGTTGACTTCAGCCACACAATGTGGGGTGTGTGGTACCGCATACAGAGAAATATGTTTGATATAATGTGTTGTATCATTTCAGCACAGTAGCAGTGGTCTTGGGAATACTGACCACGTGGCACGCACTTCTCATATCACGTGGTGAAACCAGCATCGAGAGGCACACCAACTCAAAAGAAAAGAGTcgaatgaaaaaaatgggacAGGTGAGTGTTTTGAAcgattgtttttgtgatgaatcCTCGCTGGGATTAAGGGCTGTTTTCCTTTTCGATTAGTGTGTAAACTATCTCTTCACACTGTGCGTCAGGTGTACAAAAACCCATTCAACTACGGCAAGCTGCATAACTGGAAAGTCTTCCTCGGTGTGGAGAAGAGaaggtgtggtttttttttcctgatgtttttgtctgtgttgtttgttttaatttgtctGTGACCACCTGACCTAACCTCTGTTTGCATGTGAACTTGCAGTCACTGGGTCACGCGTGTCCTGCTGCCCTCAGCTCACCTACCATTCGGTGATGGCCTGACGTGGGACAGCTACCCTATCAAAAAAGAACCAATACTAGTTTAAGCTGTCAAGATGCTATGTTAAATTAAATGGGGTACACGCACACAATTTCCTCTCCCAAACCAGGTTTCTGCatagtaccaagactgacctgtcAGAGGCCCTGGGGCATACAGTTTTCTGAAAAatccaaagaagaagaaaccttTTACCTAATCTGATGACTGTTTTTTGTGGTGAATGGCTTGTGAGACacattatacaaacattctACTCAATCAGTtgctcttatttgtttttttgcgacAATGCAATCTACAGGTTGCTTACTAATTCGATTTCATGTCACAATTGTGATCTACCAAAAATTCAACCTGCTTAAAATTTACAACAGTCAGCCCCGACCGTTTTCTGAGCAGGCCAGGGagcaaaaaaatcaccccaaacACAGAAACAGTTCAAATTCGGCCCGGCTGATCAGTATGTGTGTACCCCATTTTAAGGCTGGCTTCAAGATGGATCCTGGTGGAAGTAAAGAAAATTGGGTGATAACAACCTCGGATACCTCAAAAACACTGTGGAATCTAATGGACTATGATATTTTATCATTCACTTTGATTGAATTGAAGCCAATAATTTAATGATTTTTACTGCTCATATCCTTCCAGAACTAATATAGTACTTGACGTGCCAGATAAACACCGcagtaaaatgtttttatttatcggtattgtttttatttgtttaaattaataaatcttgtttaaatAACTACACATGTGGTTCCTTTTATTCCGATTTGACTTGTAATGCATTACATTTGAACCTTGCTTATCGTAAACAAGGTCTAttgacttttatttgatttttaggGTATCACCTCATCTGTTACATCACCACATTGTTGGGGCAGACAGAACACACACGTGCAGGCACACACGATGCAATGTCAGTAGTGTGGGATTAAATCAGGCGAATGCCAGGTTTGAGCACATGGTATTAGAAATAAATCACAGCGGTACATATACACGACATTCAATATGTTGCAACCAGTATTGCCATTGTAGTCAAATATTTTGTCTTACTTTGGATTCTGAATGAAAAAGTTTTGTCagtagtaatatttttttttaaataatttacaaGGTTATGATCAGACCAAAATATTCAGAACAAAATTAACAAAACCTCattatttaacacacacacacgccattaaTATAAAGTATATGAATCAAATTGTGTTGTAAAGATTTTTACAATTATGTAAACTGATAGATTAATTTTATCATAATGTATGAACCTAAGTAAATAATGCAATATTTGTTGTTCTATTCGGTATCTTTTGAATTCACCGACGCATTATTACAATAACGAATTAATATATTATTAGGTTTGATAAAAGCAAAACGACTAAATACTTGAAGCCTCGGCCACATCAAATGGCGTGTTGAGGATGCTCTACAAAACCTTAAAAATAAGACT containing:
- the zdhhc16a gene encoding palmitoyltransferase ZDHHC16A isoform X2; this encodes MYFTRFFIHKKVTGCSKCRMRRRWCPGSLVHLLRWMLLRLCPRRRGCQLPLWMLKIQAYLKLLLHSLYYNSLTDSNVVFDSLFEPLLWTVDYLTRSFGLVFVWMVVVLTSSILLVAYVVLLPNALRTYPTAWLVWHLCYGHWNLVMIVFHYYKAVKTAPGHPPAEKNDIPFVSVCKKCVIPKPARAHHCGICNRCILKMDHHCPWLNNCVGHLNHRYFFSFCVFMTLGCIYCSLSGRIRFLAAYNALERFKHLEMEKAGVPVTGMGPLIGLLPTGQTDYATPAPPYSLKEKIMDKGIIYMWVLTSTVAVVLGILTTWHALLISRGETSIERHTNSKEKSRMKKMGQVYKNPFNYGKLHNWKVFLGVEKRSHWVTRVLLPSAHLPFGDGLTWDSYPIKKEPILV
- the zdhhc16a gene encoding palmitoyltransferase ZDHHC16A isoform X1 encodes the protein MYFTRFFIHKKVTGCSKCRMRRRWCPGSLVHLLRWMLLRLCPRRRGCQLPLWMLKIQAYLKLLLHSLYYNSLTDSNVVFDSLFEPLLWTVDYLTRSFGLVFVWMVVVLTSSILLVAYVVLLPNALRTYPTAWLVWHLCYGHWNLVMIVFHYYKAVKTAPGHPPAEKNDIPFVSVCKKCVIPKPARAHHCGICNRCILKMDHHCRILSHVQCVNSHSGTRVVFILSVFHSAWLNNCVGHLNHRYFFSFCVFMTLGCIYCSLSGRIRFLAAYNALERFKHLEMEKAGVPVTGMGPLIGLLPTGQTDYATPAPPYSLKEKIMDKGIIYMWVLTSTVAVVLGILTTWHALLISRGETSIERHTNSKEKSRMKKMGQVYKNPFNYGKLHNWKVFLGVEKRSHWVTRVLLPSAHLPFGDGLTWDSYPIKKEPILV
- the zdhhc16a gene encoding palmitoyltransferase ZDHHC16A isoform X4; protein product: MYFTRFFIHKKVTGCSKCRMRRRWCPGSLVHLLRWMLLRLCPRRRGCQLPLWMLKIQAYLKLLLHSLYYNSLTDSNVVFDSLFEPLLWTVDYLTRSFGLVFVWMVVVLTSSILLVAYVVLLPNALRTYPTAWLVWHLCYGHWNLVMIVFHYYKAVKTAPGHPPAEKNDIPFVSVCKKCVIPKPARAHHCGICNRCILKMDHHCPWLNNCVGHLNHRYFFSFCVFMTLGCIYCSLSGRIRFLAAYNALETDYATPAPPYSLKEKIMDKGIIYMWVLTSTVAVVLGILTTWHALLISRGETSIERHTNSKEKSRMKKMGQVYKNPFNYGKLHNWKVFLGVEKRSHWVTRVLLPSAHLPFGDGLTWDSYPIKKEPILV
- the zdhhc16a gene encoding palmitoyltransferase ZDHHC16A isoform X3 — protein: MYFTRFFIHKKVTGCSKCRMRRRWCPGSLVHLLRWMLLRLCPRRRGCQLPLWMLKIQAYLKLLLHSLYYNSLTDSNVVFDSLFEPLLWTVDYLTRSFGLVFVWMVVVLTSSILLVAYVVLLPNALRTYPTAWLVWHLCYGHWNLVMIVFHYYKAVKTAPGHPPAEKNDIPFVSVCKKCVIPKPARAHHCGICNRCILKMDHHCRILSHVQCVNSHSGTRVVFILSVFHSAWLNNCVGHLNHRYFFSFCVFMTLGCIYCSLSGRIRFLAAYNALETDYATPAPPYSLKEKIMDKGIIYMWVLTSTVAVVLGILTTWHALLISRGETSIERHTNSKEKSRMKKMGQVYKNPFNYGKLHNWKVFLGVEKRSHWVTRVLLPSAHLPFGDGLTWDSYPIKKEPILV
- the mettl18 gene encoding histidine protein methyltransferase 1 homolog, with the translated sequence MSFCFNFDLSATTNTDDVQGRTSSTNKIDIFAKPVNESGCPAEAVKVAKEHFPPSDPLHLLDDAIYETLTIGTLPPLHFLNETVFEKTVYEREDTENILCRTAEQRSDLISGVYEGGLKVWECTYDLLEVIEREGETFGGKAVLDLGCGAGLLGILSLKRKARDVHFQDYNSTVLEQLTVSNVILNCQDDDSDNDDDDNKGKSKGTDREEERKIKLKRDTRDIFLQRCRFFSGDWRTFCILASSQDPVLKYDIILTSETIYNTAYYPALHDTFHKLLAPRGHVYVATKSHYFGVGGGLHLFETFVQERGVFSLNHLWASEDGLQRHVVVLRFKKESH